A stretch of Colletotrichum lupini chromosome 2, complete sequence DNA encodes these proteins:
- a CDS encoding ThiF family protein yields the protein MEEQTQTKETPVQETQAQQQPAQQPAQETAAPSSNAPAQETALPHMPFPNPSNGFDPSMQAAPMDQVLPEALQEVIPGAMPGILPGMLPTGEMFMPQILQQNGQQQIFMGNDMLPNIPAPAPGMSADEIALYDRQIRLWGIKAQEKIRNASILLITMKALANEIAKNLVLAGIGSLTILDGAPVSESDLGSQFFLSEEEHHVGQNRAQAAAAAIQKLNPRVRVHVDAEGIKSKGTSYFSAFDIVIATDLDPDSLNIINTATRLHQRAFYAAGTQGLYGFVFSDLIEHDYVIERDLGNVATKLAPETRTRSVVAVNTKKEGGKTIEMVTKRELYSTWYLASDGATLPDEYAKSARRKKAVSPVISCLRALWDFQVLNSGRLPSHTKEDLGLFTKLATAKHAQLGLPSETLRSEVLRGFLQNIGSEMAPVTAILGGQLAQDVINVLGQTQQPIQNMVIFDGNTMEASVLPLHPVGELGRGLLSLAAPAGLMPNGGGLMPADPSMMMSMDGAVDFNNQILTQ from the exons ATGGAGGAGCAAACGCAAACGAAGGAGACGCCGGTGCAAGAGACGCaggcgcagcagcagccagcACAGCAACCCGCACAAGAAACCGCGGCCCCGAGTAGCAACGCGCCAGCTCAGGAAACCGCTCTGCCTCACATGCCTTTTCCCAATCCCTCCAACGGGTTCGATCCTAGCATGCAAGCCGCGCCAATGGACCAGGTACTCCCGGAAGCGTTGCAGGAAGTCATCCCCGGAGCCATGCCCGGCATCCTTCCCGGCATGTTGCCCACGGGCGAGATGTTCATGCCTCAGATTCTCCAGCAGAACGGACAGCAGCAAATCTTCATGGGCAACGACATGCTTCCAAATATCCCAGCTCCGGCGCCGGGCATGAGCGCAG ATGAAATTGCGCTCTACGACCGTCAAATCCGCCTCTGGGGCATAAAGGCCCAGGAAAAGATCCGCAACGCCAGCATCCTCCTCATCACAATGAAGGCCCTCGCCAACGAAATCGCAAAGAACCTTGTCCTCGCCGGCATCGGCTCCCTCACCATCCTCGACGGCGCCCCCGTCTCGGAATCAGATCTGGGCTCCCAGTTCTTCCTCTCCGAAGAGGAGCACCACGTCGGGCAGAACCGCGCCcaggccgccgccgcagccATCCAGAAGCTCAACCCGCGCGTCCGCGTCCACGTCGACGCCGAGGGCATCAAGTCCAAGGGCACGAGCTACTTCTCCGCGTTCGACATCGTCATCGCCACCGACCTCGACCCGGACTCCCTCAACATCATCAACACCGCCACCCGCCTGCACCAGCGCGCCTTTTACGCCGCCGGCACCCAGGGCCTCTACGGCTTCGTCTTCTCCGACCTCATCGAGCACGACTACGTCATCGAGCGCGACCTCGGCAACGTCGCCACCAAGCTCGCGCCAGAGACGCGGACCCGCAGCGTCGTCGCCGTCAACACCAAAAAGGAAGGCGGCAAGACCATCGAGATGGTGACCAAGCGCGAGCTCTACTCGACCTGGTACCTCGCCAGCGACGGCGCCACCCTGCCCGACGAGTACGCAAAGAGCGCGCGCAGGAAAAAGGCCGTCAGCCCCGTCATCTCGTGCCTGCGCGCCCTCTGGGACTTCCAGGTGCTCAACAGCGGCCGCCTCCCCAGCCACACAAAGGAGGACCTCGGCCTCTTCACCAAGCTCGCCACGGCCAAGCACGCCCAGCTCGGCCTGCCCTCGGAGACGCTGCGCTCCGAGGTCCTGCGCGGCTTCCTGCAAAACATCGGCAGCGAGATGGCCCCCGTCACCGCCATTCTCGGAGGCCAGCTGGCGCAGGACGTCATCAACGTCCTCGGCCAGACGCAGCAGCCCATCCAGAACATGGTCATCTTTGACGGCAACACCATGGAGGCGTCGGTCCTCCCGCTCCACCCCGTCGGCGAGCTGGGACGCGGCCTCCTCTCGCTCGCTGCTCCCGCCGGCCTCATGCCGAATGGCGGGGGCCTGATGCCTGCTGATCCCAGCATGATGATGAGCATGGATGGTGCGGTGGACTTCAACAACCAGATCCTCACGCAGTAG
- a CDS encoding 3-oxoacyl-(acyl-carrier-protein) synthase 2, with product MELKISVCTQPLQRQVDNLHFSTPHLSECRTAQPSFTIAAGLAIDTEDPTRSLSPFHPRPFHFVVCYLIPPIYMSVHIDPGYGTRVMRRVVVTGLGAISPFGVGVRTTWKRLLAGESAITSVADLEPRSRWKDLTSTVAGVVPSHGSGPDQWRPGDWLDATEQRRMSKFAQYAVACADMAMKDAGWNPQSQEDKEATGVCLGSGIGNLEEIYETSLAFNQQGYKKVSPLFVPKILINLAAGHISMKYGLQGPNHSVTTACTTGAHSMGDAMRFIAFGDADVMVAGGTESCIHPLTFAGFGRARSLSTAYNHHPHASCRPFDRDRNGFVVSEGSAVLVLEELEHAKARGANIYAEVRGYGCSGDAHHMTAPREDGHGAFRAMKLALKNAEVRPAEVSYINAHATGTQVGDAAEASAIRSIMTGEEGYADESQVTVSSTKGAVGHLLGAAGAIEALFAVLSVAEDIVPPTLNLENPNVGGSMNMVPLEAQAKQVNVAISNSFGFGGTNASLVFSKNQNNHAMTAAPAKCLNWLWLRLRLWAHHKRGFMESFAFLREKHGTQTWWTWPEVPPAWHVLARNFPFDVFMNFFLDDVQTFGELRVSGPKLLVNVQYPDSPAHETSIDRIHFRINRRPPLHPSPTRHSEIRHGTRCRYQARLLARSLRATADLASASPSQQTSIAATARRAAVLTTSKTGGPAATTTIGRRHFSQTATRRDAAPSSGGLKQAIASGMMAAAPKTMAATLTTSRLEALYKICSSPALYKISEQERAKDMVRMTAEGEEVGDPIGPWLQFLDLQPGFSSWSQATMLHMYLVLARLRCLDRDSSRNLQHQFIDQFFFDCERMMHLNHGMTSSALRQRYLKEIFVQWRGLIAAYDEGVVKDDKVLGAAVWRNLFKSREDADLRQVAAVVGWMRATLQDLEAAPVEDILVAPAKVFKRDVREMFALVDAVGPQVKGDVAKLGGGQEQAAVKAHSERFVGRRSVSIFGEDDENHVQHLTDVADCSQTEWKITNKIPSNSAFLANVVILSLLPVP from the exons ATGGAACTCAAGATAAG TGTTTGCACGCAGCCCCTGCAGCGACAGGTCGACAATCTGCACTTTTCGACACCTCACCTTAGCGAGTGCCGA ACCGCACAACCGTCCTTCACCATCGCTGCCGGCTTAGCCATTGACACGGAGGACCCTACC CGCAGCCTCTCCCCTTTTCATCCCCGTCCTTTCCACTTTGTCGTTTGCTACCTTATTCCCCCCATTTACATGTCGGTGC ATATTGACCCTGGCTATGGCACAAGAGTCATGCGACGAGTTGTCGTGACAGGGCTCGGCGCCATTTCGCCCTTCGGTGTTGGCGTGCGTACCACGTGGAAACGTCTGTTGGCTGGAGAATCTGCCATCACCAGTGTGGCTGACTTAGAGCCGCGAAGCCGCTGGAAAGATCTGACGAGCACAGTTGCTGGAGTAGTCCCCAGTCATGGCTCAGGTCCCGATCAGTGGCGGCCGGGTGACTGGCTGGACGCCACGGAACAACGTCGCATGTCCAAGTTTGCCCAGTACGCCGTAGCATGCGCCGACATGGCAATGAAAGATGCCGGGTGGAATCCGCAGAGCCAAGAGGACAAGGAGGCCACGGGCGTGTGTCTTGGCAGCGGTATAGGAAATCTCGAGGAGATTTACGAGACGAGCTTGGCCTTCAACCAACAA GGCTACAAGAAGGTTTCACCACTCTTCGTTCCCAAGATTCTCATCAACTTGGCCGCCGGCCATATCTCAATGAAGTACGGATTGCAAGGCCCCAACCATTCCGTCACGACCGCCTGTACAACGGGTGCTCATTCCATGGGAGATGCGATGCGATTCATTGCTTTTGGTGATGCCGACGTCATGGTTGCCGGCGGAACGGAATCCTGCATCCATCCCCTGACCTTTGCTGGTTTCGGGAGGGCAAGGTCCCTCTCCACAGCTTACAACCACCACCCCCACGCCAGCTGTCGTCCCTTCGACCGCGACCGAAATGGTTTCGTCGTTTCGGAGGGGTCGGCAGTCCTTGTCCTCGAGGAACTCGAGCACGCCAAGGCCCGCGGAGCCAACATCTACGCGGAGGTGAGGGGCTACGGGTGCAGCGGCGACGCGCATCACATGACGGCCCCGCGGGAAGACGGACACGGAGCATTCCGCGCCATGAAGCTTGCTCTGAAGAACGCGGAAGTTCGACCGGCCGAGGTGAGCTACATCAACGCGCATGCAACAGGGACACAGGTTGGCGATGCGGCAGAAGCTTCCGCGATACGAAGCATCATGACAGGCGAGGAGGGTTACGCAGACGAGTCACAGGTGACTGTGAGCAGCACCAAAGGTGCCGTTGGCCATCTGCTAGGGGCGGCTGGCGCCATCGAGGCCCTGTTCGCCGTGCTATCGGTTGCAGAG GATATCGTGCCGCCTACGCTGAACCTCGAGAATCCAAATGTCGGGGGATCCATGAATATGGTACCCCTCGAGGCACAAGCGAAACAGGTTAACGTTGCTATTTCCAACAGCTTTGGCTTTGGCGGGACGAATGCCTCGCTGGTTTTTTCCAAA AATCAGAATAACCATGCGATGACGGCTGCGCCCGCGAAATGTCTAAATTGGCTCTGGCTTAGACTCAGACTTTGGGCACACCATAAGAGAGGCTTTATGGAAAGCTTCGCATT TCTTCGAGAGAAGCACGGTACGCAGACGTGGTGGACATGGCCCGAAGTTCCGCCGGCCTGGCATgtgctagctcgaaatttcCCATTCGATGTGTTCATGAACTTTTTTTTGGATGACGTCCAGACTTTTGGTGAGCTCCGCGTTTCTGGGCCCAAGCTGCTGGTCAACGTCCAATACCCCGATTCTCCGGCtcacgagacctcgattgaCCGCATACACTTTCGAATCAATCGACGACCCCCTTTACACCCATCACCCACGCGACATTCCGAGATAAGACACGGAACCCG CTGCCGATACCAGGCAAGACTCCTAGCCCGGAGCCTACGCGCCACCGCCGACCTGGCGTCCGCATCGCCGTCCCAGCAGACATCCATCGCCGCGACGGCGCGCCGAGCGGCGGTACTGACGACATCCAAGACCGGCGGCCCAGCCGCGACTACCACCATAGGAAGGAGGCACTTCAGCCAGACGGCGACGCGGCGGGACGCGGCGCCGTCTTCCGGCGGACTCAAGCAGGCCATTGCGTCGGGCATGATGGCCGCCGCGCCAAAGACCATGGCCGCGACCCTGACCACCTCCCGTCTCGAGGCGCTATACAAGATCTGTTCGTCGCCGGCGCTGTACAAGATCTCGGAGCAGGAGCGCGCCAAGGATATGGTGCGCATGACGGCCGAGGGGGAGGAGGTTGGAGACCCCATTGGGCCGTGGTTGCAAT TCCTCGACCTCCAACCGGGTTTCAGCTCCTGGTCCCAAGCCACGATGCTGCACATGTACCTCGTCCTCGCCCGCCTGCGCTGCCTCGACCGCGACAGCTCCCGCAACCTGCAGCACCAGTTCATCGACCAGTTCTTCTTCGACTGCGAGCGCATGATGCACCTCAATCACGGCATGACCTCGTCCGCCCTCCGCCAGCGCTACCTCAAGGAAATCTTTGTCCAGTGGCGCGGCCTCATCGCCGCCTACGACGAGGGCGTCGTCAAGGACGACAAGGTCCTCGGCGCCGCCGTGTGGCGGAACCTGTTCAAGAGCCGCGAGGATGCCGACCTGCGACAGGTCGCTGCCGTGGTCGGGTGGATGCGCGCTACGCTGCAGGACCTCGAGGCGGCGCCCGTGGAGGACATTCTGGTGGCGCCGGCTAAAGTGTTCAAGAGGGATGTGAGGGAGATGTTTGCTCTTGTTGATGCTGTTGGGCCGCAGGTCAAGGGGGATGTTGCGAAGCTTGGGGGTGGCCAGGAGCAGGCGGCGGTAAAGGC ACATTCTGAACGATTCGTGGGTCGCCGCAGTGTATCGATTTTTGGGGAAGATGACGAGAATCATGTACAGCATTTGACGGACGTCGCAGACT GTTCCCAGACAGAATGGAAAATCACGAATAAGATTCCATCCAACTCAGCATTTCTTGCAAATGTAGTCATCTTATCGCTCCTTCCCGTACCATGA
- a CDS encoding SET domain-containing protein has protein sequence MYDFQAVGGAPRLNHREVARLLDPKPKRDELSGCAPSETGAHPSLLEALDDTNREYRHTSLVSRARPTEGSRTCLMEDEALATVKMEEVKIEDGVPPNGVNMERDPSRTSAQKRSNQGSSSASMSPSEGMVNSEGISTPGGTQRPKLSRKASQKPVKRESPLFHDLPDVTEQSCSTFQVIPDCLYGSKHMGSTDNDALDCDCRSEWHEGKNLSCGEDSDCINRATKMECLAGAGNCGDGCQNQRFQRKQFADVSVIKTEKKGFGLRANVDMQANDFIFEYIGEVINEPTFRRRMIQYDDEGIKHFYFMSLTKHEFVDATKKGNLGRFCNHSCNPNCYVDKWVVGEKLRMGIFSSRKIKAGEELVFNYNVDRYGADPQPCYCGESNCTGFIGGKTQTERATKLPLTTVEALGIDDGDAWDTAVAKKPRKKKPEEDDEEYVNSVQARSLDDDDARKVMATLMQCKEKWIAVKLLQRIQQCEDERVIHSVMRMHAYQILKTTLNTFIDDHNVVLQALDILDKFPRLTRNKIEGSKIETTIGALTQSEHEEVSAKSKKLLDEWSKLELGYRIGKRKFDPNTSATNSFQERRNMDREEDMTAKSTPDPLQNVEIPKGPRSNIPQRNTHFFNGPPRQRRHQNFNGHGALPLGWFTATDQRGNTYFYSKSGATTWQRPTKPADAQKATPKALQEQQLLKNIIDQVTKEQTPRPSASQTPQRAETPVQENKQEKWRSLSIDKQMKIYENTLFPHVKYVVDKYRHKLPKDDLKRLGKDVCKKLVSSDYKRNRIQDPTTPLDQKQARKVKAYVKDFLDKAIVKFRHLEKEKATPEGDIKKSKDPATSTNEEIDSPADDVVLSDNEDGGSVGSPERKRKREEEAAESRTLTPSDEPSVKRLREFDADGATPPPPPPPPPADPAPTATPEEPLSEEQRALKEQEEALMRENEESERLEEEELTKAMDIGSTLNGHPPVNGVGAVDESAIANTGNEVARQQEVMGH, from the exons ATGTACGATTTCCAAG CTGTTGGCGGTGCTCCCAGGCTCAACCACAGGGAAGTGGCTAGGCTCTTAGACCCCAAGCCCAAGCGCGACGAGCTGAGTGGCTGCGCACCTTCGGAAACTGGTGCT CATCCGTCGCTGCTCGAGGCTTTGGACGACACGAACCGCGAATACCGTCACACATCCCTCGTCTCGCGCGCTCGCCCTACCGAGGGTTCCCGCACTTGCTTGATGGAGGATGAAGCGCTGGCGACGGTGAAGATGGAGGAGGTAAAGATTGAGGATGGTGTCCCGCCAAATGGCGTCAACATGGAGCGAGATCCAAGCAGGACATCGGCGCAGAAGAGGAGCAACCAGGGGTCTAGCTCTGCTAGCATGTCACCCAGTGAGGGCATGGTCAACAGCGAAGGCATCTCGACGCCAGGAGGCACGCAGCGACCGAAACTGTCACGCAAAGCATCGCAGAAGCCCGTCAAGCGCGAGTCGCCTCTATTCCACGATTTGCCAGACGTCACGGAGCAATCGTGCAGTACCTTCCAAGTCATACCCGATTGTCTGTATGGATCCAAGCACATGGGCTCGACCGACAACGATGCCCTCGATTGCGACTGCCGTTCTGAGTGGC ATGAAGGAAAAAATTTATCGTGCGGCGAAGACTCCGACTGCATCAACAGGGCGACGAAGATGGAGTGCCTCGCTGGCGCCGGCAACTGTGGTGATGGCTGCCAAAATCAGAGATTTCAGCGGAAGCAGTTCGCCGATGTTTCAGTGATCAAGACGGAGAAGAAGGGCTTCGGCCTCCGCGCCAACGTTGATATGCAGGCTAACGACTTCATTTTCGAGTACATTGGCGAGGTCATCAACGAGCCAACCTTTCGACGACGGATGATACAGTACGACGACGAGGGCATCAAGCATTTTTACTTCATGTCGCTGACCAAGCACGAATTCGTTGATGCGACAAAGAAGGGCAACCTGGGGCGCTTTTGCAACCACTCATGCAACCCGAATTGCTACGTCGACAAATGGGTCGTCGGAGAGAAGCTGCGCATGGGCATTTTCTCCTCACGCAAAATCAAAGCCGGTGAGGAGTTGGTGTTCAACTACAATGTTGACCGCTATGGGGCCGACCCCCAACCCTGCTACTGTGGCGAGTCGAATTGCACTGGATTCATTGGTGGCAAGACCCAAACCGAGCGGGCGACCAAGTTGCCCCTTACTACAGTGGAGGCGCTCGGCATTGACGACGGTGATGCCTGGGACACAGCGGTGGCCAAGAAGCCACGCAAAAAGAAGCCTGaggaagacgacgaggagtACGTTAACAGCGTGCAGGCTAGAAGCctcgatgatgatgatgcgcGCAAGGTCATGGCGACTCTGATGCAGTGCAAGGAGAAATGGATTGCTGTCAAGCTGTTGCAGCGCATTCAGCAGTGTGAGGATGAGCGGGTCATCCACTCCGTTATGCGCATGCATGCCTACCAAATTCTCAAGACAACGCTCAACACCTTTATCGACGACCACAACGTCGTTCTCCAAGCTCTCGATATTCTCGACAAGTTTCCGCGACTGACCCGAAACAAGATTGAGGGCTCAAAGATTGAAACCACCATTGGTGCACTCACTCAGTCAGAACATGAGGAGGTCAGCGCGAAATCGAAGAAGCTGTTGGACGAGTGGTCCAAATTGGAGCTCGGTTACCGCATCGGGAAGCGAAAGTTTGACCCCAACACATCTGCCACGAACTCCTTCCAAGAGAGGCGCAACATGGATCGTGAAGAGGATATGACTGCGAAATCGACTCCTGACCCCCTTCAGAATGTCGAAATTCCCAAAGGACCTCGGAGCAACATTCCTCAACGCAACACACATTTCTTCAATGGCCCTCCACGCCAACGAAGACACCAGAACTTCAACGGTCATGGAGCATTACCACTCGGATGGTTCACAGCGACGGATCAGCGTGGGAACACGTACTTCTACAGCAAGAGTGGTGCTACGACCTGGCAACGTCCCACCAAGCCCGCTGACGCTCAAAAGGCGACGCCCAAGGCGTTGCAAGAGCAGCAGCTGCTTAAGAACATTATCGACCAAGTCACCAAGGAGCAAACCCCCAGACCTTCGGCATCACAGACACCTCAACGCGCAGAGACTCCCGTTCAGGAGAATAAGCAGGAAAAGTGGCGCTCTCTTAGCATCGACAAACAGATGAAGATCTATGAGAACACG CTCTTCCCCCACGTCAAGTATGTTGTCGATAAGTACAGACACAAGCTTCCCAAGGACGATCTAAAGCGACTCGGTAAGGATGTCTGCAAGAAACTTGTCTCCTCCGACTACAAGCGCAATCGGATCCAAGACCCCACGACTCCACTTGATCAGAAGCAGGCTAGAAAAGTCAAGGCGTACGTGAAGGACTTCTTGGACAAGGCTATTGTGAAATTCAGACATctcgagaaggagaaggcgaCTCCCGAAGGCGACATAAAAAAGTCAAAGGACCCTGCCACTTCGACCAACGAGGAGATTGATTCACCAGCCGACGACGTTGTGCTGTCCGACAATGAGGACGGCGGATCGGTGGGTAGTCCTGAGCGCAAACGCAAGCGTGAGGAGGAGGCAGCTGAGTCCCGGACCCTGACTCCCTCAGACGAGCCATCTGTGAAGCGTCTGAGAGAGTTTGACGCGGATGGTGCAACACCACCGCCTCCACCCCCGCCGCCTCCTGCTGATCCGGCACCTACTGCTACCCCTGAGGAGCCGCTGTCAGAAGAACAAAGGGCTCTCAAGGAGCAGGAGGAGGCTCTCATGCGGGAAAACGAGGAGTCTGAACGcctggaagaagaagagcttaCCAAAGCTATGGATATTGGAAGCACCCTGAATGGTCACCCTCCGGTAAATGGGGTAGGAGCTGTCGATGAGTCCGCCATTGCCAACACCGGCAATGAAGTGGCTCGGCAGCAAGAGGTTATGGGTCACTAG
- a CDS encoding OPT family small oligopeptide transporter, with the protein MPQPSNGKSSGTASGPMMADNDRGLDTKAEVEVSGREINPADSTTSRFSDRDPVEDLKERLSQWGESSVYHGYDDEDEQGSEHELLLDPNLPEEYETRIRNAASTPIEEVDDELAMKREEEEDSPYPEVRAAVRNYDEDMPCNTIRAWTIGLMLVTVGASMNTLFSLRQPSIGLGPLIAQIIAWPIGQGWAKVMPTKQFKTFGIKWSLNPGPFNIKEHSIIVVMAGVSFSVAYATDIILAQLVFYKQDFGIVFQLLLTISTQSLGYGIAGIMRKFLVYPAAMIWPGNLVSVTLMNAMYETNDRPDPTFIGGSMPRYKWFGIIVLGSFCYYWIPGFLAQFLSIMAFATWIAPNNVIINQLFGGTSGLSLLPLTLDWTQISGFVGSPLIPPWHAIANTLIGVVTFFIIGCSVFHYSGVWYAQFLPMSDSGTYDNTGNPYNTSRILTPQLTLNEEAYKNYSPLFISTTFAMSYGLSFAAIASLIVYTYLHNGKQIWAQYRNSNKEQPDIHMKLMRKYKEAPTWWYMGLFVIMLGLGFVTVLYYPTNLTWWAFLLAVAISFGFSLPIGIIQAVTNNQIGLNVLTEFIYGYIQPGRPLALMIFKTFGYITMSQSLSFVSDLKFGHYMKIPPRTMFMCQVVATTFSCFIQIAVLNAALKNIPDVCTPHQENKFSCPGGRVFFAASVIWGLIGPARMFSPGQVYSGLFIFFGLGAILPVIFYFAALKWPKSPVKYLMAPLIFGGAGAIPPATPLNYLSWGIVGYVFQHHIRKKHFGWWSRLNYLTSSGLDLGLALATLVIFLAFTLNKIEPPKWWGNDIVTATMDAQGTAIQATPAPGTKFGPTSWRETWGHVPCSMLLLPIPPQFCKGCLLGKTQWTLDTDD; encoded by the exons ATGCCCCAACCATCTAATGGCAAGTCGTCTGGTACGGCTTCAGGACCCATGATGGCGGACAACGATCGCGGGCTCGATACCAAAGCGGAGGTGGAGGTCAGTGGGCGCGAGATCAATCCCGCCGACTCTACCACCTCAAGATTCTCAGACCGTGACCCGGTCGAGGACTTGAAAGAGAGGCTCTCGCAATGGGGTGAGTCAAGTGTCTATCACGGCTATGATGATGAAGATGAGCAAGGGTCCGAACATGAACTTCTCTTAGATCCGAATCTGCCCGAAGAGTACGAGACGAGAATTCGTAACGCGGCATCGACGCCAATCGAAGAGGTCGACGATGAGTTGGCTATGAagagggaggaggaggaggactcaCCGTATCCCGAAGTACGCGCAGCCGTTCGCAACTACGACGAAGATATGCCCTGCAACACCATCCGAGCCTGGACTATCGGTCTCATGTTGGTCACTGTTGGTGCCTCAATGAACACCTTGTTCTCACTACGACAGCCTTCCATCGGTCTTGGTCCTCTAATTGCGCAGATTATTGCATGGCCTATCGGTCAGGGTTGGGCCAAGGTGATGCCTACGAAGCAGTTCAAGACCTTTGGCATCAAGTGGAGCTTGAACCCGGGACCGTTCAACATCAAGGAGCACTCCATCATTGTCGTGATGGCTGGTGTCTCCTTTTCGGTTGCATACGCTACCGACATTATCCTGGCCCAGCTGGTGTTTTACAAGCAAGACTTTGGCATCGTCTTTCAACTGCTTCTCACCATTTCCACTCAGTCCTTGGGTTACGGAATTGCCGGCATCATGCGAAAGTTCCTCG TCTATCCGGCTGCTATGATCTGGCCCGGAAACTTGGTCTCCGTCACTTTGATGAATGCCATGTACGAGACGAATGACAGACCCGATCCCACTTTCATTGGTGGCAGCATGCCTCGATACAAGTGGTTCGGTATCATTGTTCTTGGCTCATTCTGCTACTATTGGATCCCCGGCTTCCTCGCGCAATTCCTTAGTATCATGGCATTCGCCACCTGGATTGCCCCGAACAATGTTATCATCAACCAGCTATTTGGTGGAACGAGTGGTCTGTCACTTCTGCCGTTGACTCTCGACTGGACTCAGATTTCCGGATTCGTTGGCTCCCCGCTCATTCCCCCATGGCACGCCATTGCCAACACCCTCATCGGTGTTGTTACCTTCTTCATCATCGGCTGCTCCGTCTTCCACTACAGCGGTGTGTGGTACGCTCAGTTCCTGCCCATGAGCGACTCGGGCACGTACGACAACACGGGTAACCCGTACAACACGTCTCGCATCCTTACCCCTCAGCTTACACTGAACGAGGAGGCGTACAAGAACTATTCACCGCTGTTCATCAGCACCACGTTCGCCATGTCGTACGGTCTGTCATTCGCTGCCATCGCTTCTTTGATCGTCTACACCTATCTGCACAACGGGAAGCAGATTTGGGCCCAGTACAGGAACAGCAACAAGGAGCAGCCCGATATCCACATGAAGCTCATGAGGAAGTACAAGGAGGCGCCGACTTGGTGGTACATGGGCCTCTTCGTGATC ATGCTTGGTCTAGGTTTCGTGACTGTTCTGTACTACCCGACCAACCTGACCTGGTGGGCCTTCCTTTTGGCGGTGGCTATTTCGTTCGGCTTCTCGCTGCCCATTGGCATTATTCAGGCTGTCACGAACAACCAGATTGGTCTGAATGTGTTGACGGAGTTCATCTACGGCTACATCCAACCCGGGCGACCTCTCGCACTCATGAT CTTCAAGACTTTTGGCTACATCACCATGTCCCAGTCCCTCAGCTTCGTCTCTGACTTGAAGTTTGGCCACTACATGAAGATCCCGCCAAGAACCATGTTCATGTGCCAAGTCGTCGCAACCACCTTCTCCTGCTTCATCCAGATCGCCGTGCTCAACGCCGCGTTGAAGAACATCCCCGATGTCTGCACGCCGCACCAGGAGAACAAGTTCTCTTGCCCGGGCGGCCGCGTCTTCTTTGCCG CATCCGTAATTTGGGGTCTCATCGGTCCCGCCCGCATGTTCTCCCCGGGCCAAGTCTACTCCGGCCTCTTCATCTTCTTCGGCCTCGGCGCCATCCTCCCCGTAATCTTCTACTTCGCCGCTCTCAAGTGGCCCAAGTCTCCCGTCAAGTACCTCATGGCGCCCCTCATCTTTGGCGGTGCCGGCGCCATCCCCCCCGCGACGCCCCTCAACTACCTCTCCTGGGGCATCGTCGGCTACGTCTTCCAGCACCACATTCGCAAGAAGCATTTTGGCTGGTGGTCGCGCCTCAACTACCTCACCTCGTCGGGTCTCGACCTCGGCCTGGCGCTCGCCACGCTCGTCATCTTCTTGGCTTTCACGCTTAACAAGATTGAGCCACCTAAATGGTGGGGTAACGATATCGTGACTGCAACGATGGACGCGCAGGGCACGGCTATCCAGGCGACGCCCGCGCCTGGAACAAAGTTTGGTCCGACAAGCTG GAGAGAGACATGGGGACATGTCCCATGTTCCATGTTGCTCCTGCCTATTCCCCCCCAATTTTGTAAAGGGTGTTTGCTTGGAAAGACCCAGTGGACATTGGATACGGATGATTAA